A genomic region of Acidobacteriota bacterium contains the following coding sequences:
- the tatA gene encoding twin-arginine translocase TatA/TatE family subunit, whose translation MGSIGLPEMLVILFIIILIFGANRLPDIGRGIGRGIRNFKEATREGRDDQPPS comes from the coding sequence ATGGGCAGCATTGGTCTTCCCGAGATGCTCGTCATCTTGTTCATCATCATCCTGATCTTCGGGGCGAACCGGCTGCCGGACATCGGCCGCGGCATCGGCCGGGGCATCCGCAATTTCAAGGAGGCGACGCGCGAGGGTCGCGACGACCAGCCTCCGTCCTAG